The nucleotide sequence TCGAAGTGCTGCTGAACGAATCTAAGCTACTTCACTTATCCGCTCAAATTCAGCCCCACTTTCTCTTTAACACATTAAACACAATTTCGACGTTAATTCGTTTAGAAAAAATAAAGAGGCGGAGCAGGCTATTTATTCCATGTCATCGCTGCTCCGCTATCACTTAGATAAAAAAGCCTCACTTATTTCTTTAAAAGAAGAGATGAAGTATGCAGAGCAATATTTATCCATTCAACAGCTTCGATTCGGACCTAGGCTGGAATGGAAAATCGATGCTCCTGAAGAATTGCTGGAAATGAAAATACCAATGCTTGTTATCCAGCCATTAATTGAAAACGCCTGTATTCATGGAGTGGAGCCATCTATGGACGGAGGTAAGATTAGTATATCTGCCACAAGCACGGATGGAGTGCTGCTATTGGAAGTTAGAGACAACGGAGCAGGAGTCAGTGAGGCTGTGGTCCGTGAGTTTGAACAATGGAAAGCACACAGCCATAGTGCAAAGAACGGAACAGCTATTGGCCTAAGAAATGTCCATTCCCGCCTAAAAGAACAATTTGGCAAAAACAGTGGATTATCAATTAAGAAGGATAGAAAAGGTACAATCAGTACAATTACGATCACACCTATTTCCCAAGATTTCCAAGAAAATGATCATGCGTAAAGGAGGGGCCATATGAAAGTACTCATAGTTGATGATGAACCCTTGGAGCTTTTGAATATTGAAAGCATTCTTCATTCATTTGACCCCCTGATTGATGTATTTACAGCGGCGAATGGCTATGAAGCCTATAGCATGCTGAAAGATGAGCCCATGGATATTGTTTGCCTGGATATTCGAATGCCTGGCTGGAATGGAATTGAAACATTGCAGAAAATTAAGGCGCAGTGGCCCCATGTGAAGGTCATACTTATTTCTGCCCACGGTGAATTCCATTACGCGCAAGAGGCCATTGTATCCGGAGCATCCATCTATCTTTTAAAACCTGTGGTTCCGGAAGAACTGATGAATGCGATCAGAAGGATGCAACATGAGATTGAAAGAGAGCTTGAGGAACAGTTACTGTTGCTGCAAATGGCAGCTGAAAAATGGTCAAGAGGAGAGGAATCAAAAAAGCTGCTCTTTGGTGCGCACCTTCATATCCAGCCTAATGTGGTCACTGTCATCAGATTCAATCGCAACGAACCTTTTGATAAGGCGTTCTGGGATACCATCGTATGCCGAACACTTGATAAGACAACAGCTGTCCCCCAGTCTGTCGATGGGCACTGGATCTATTTGACAGAATGTCCTGAAGGAAACAATTACACGGTGAAAGAGAAGCTTTCCTTCCTAAAATTAGAGCTTGCGGAGAAGGACAAAGAGATCGAATGGCTGTTTGGCGTAGGGGAAGCTGTTGCCCATCCAGATTTTCTAAAGCAATCGTATGATAGTGCTGTGCAAGCTGCATTAAACAAGGATGAAGCGGTGATTCAGCAATGCCTTCATTTCTTATCACAGCAATATGCCAGTCCGATTACTTTGAATCAATTAGCACAAGAGGTTCATCTCAGTGCCTCACATTTAAGTAGAATATTCAAGAGCCAGCTTGGAATTACGTTTGTTGATGTCTTAACAAAGATTAGAATTGAACAGGCAAAGGAACTATTGAAGAACAAAGAGCTGTCCATTCAGTTCATATCCGACCGAATAGGTTTCAGCAGTCCGGATTACTTTTCTTCAACTTTCCGGAAGCTGGAGGGAATTTCCCCAAGCCAGTTCCGTTTACAGAGAGAGCATGACAAACAATCATGTTCCTAACATTGCAAATTTTTACTCTTGTTAGTTTATTTTTGTTGTTAATCGGTGCTCGGCAAGTAGAGAAGAACAACCCCGACCTAGAACGTCCCATTGGCTTAGGAAAAGGGATCGTTATCCTCGTCAATCAATGGGTTGGATTGACCACATTTCTTGTTGCAGCGCAATTGTCATATGAGCAGGGCGTGAGTGGTCTATTCGGCTATTGCCTGGCTGGATTGGCAAGCCTGCTCTGCCTATACTTCCTGTTGAAAAAAAGAGCAGTGCCGCATGATCCGGTGCATGCGGCAAGAACAATAAAGCCGCTTTTGCTGCTTTATTATCTAGAACATTTTATTGTAAGCCTATTGGCTGCAAAGTTTATATTCAAGCTTTTCTATAGCGTAAATGTAGTGATCTTAGCCGGCTTGTTTGTTGTCTTTTATCAATTTATTCTTTTGGCGAAAAGTAAAAATTTTTATATTCGCTCTCTCATCATCAGCATGCTGGCGTTGGTTGCTACTGTGCTTTTACCTACCTTTGTATATTTAAAGGTGAGTGTGCCCACGATCTATTCCGGTGTTCACTTTTTGGCACCGGAGATGCTTATTTTGGATGATCTGTCGGGATGGCTTCTAGGAGGAGTATTATTTATTCGGTTCATGGCTCATCACCTATTGAATCAAAACATGCAGAAAATCTTTATGAATATTAAACAAGAGAAAAGACCTCTTGCTTTTACGATTTCATCTTTCATATGGTTCTTTGTCCCGCTCTCGATGGGAACCTTGGCGTTTGTCGCCAAAGCATCCGCCATATGGCCGGCTTCTAATGATGAAGTAGGTCTTCAAGTCGTCCAGCAGTTTGGCGGACAGCTTGGAATTGTTCTGTTAGTCGTAACCTTGCTGGTCATTTTGTTCTCTTCCTCGGCTGGTGATTTTGTTGATAAAACCTTTGTCCGAAAAGATATCTTCGTGAAGGCAGCGGTATTAGGAATGGCTGCGTTGATAGTAACTACGCTTCCAAAGCTTACGATCCTTGATGTCATGGTCTTTGCCTCTCTTGTTTGGGCTCCGGTGGTTCCAGCCATGTATTTAATGGAAACAAGCCTATTGGCCAGGTGGCCCGTAGCTTTCGTTTTTCTAGCCGGTGTAGGAGCAGAAACATACGGTATGTTTCATTTTAGCTTAGAATGGGGAATTTTGCTGTCTGCCATGGTATCTGTTTGTTTGTCTTTCTTATTCAGAGGATACCGCAGTAAAGAAAAAAAGCAATCAGCATAAAAGTCTTCCGCTTTTCTATTAAAGGGGGAATGTGTAAATGAGTGATTTACTTACAGTAAAAAATTTATCCACTCAATTTCAAACAGAACGGGGAATTGCTCATGCGGTTCGCTTTGTGAATTTCTCCATCAAATCAGGAGAGACAATGGGAATTGTAGGCGAAAGCGGCAGTGGCAAAAGTGTGACAGCTAAATCGATCATGAGGCTTGTTGAAGGCCAAAACGGAAAAGTTGTATCTGGGGAAATGATTTTTGAAAATATTGATCTAGCGAAACAAACGGAAAAACAAATGCAGAAAATCAGAGGCAATTCAGTGGCGATGATCTTCCAGGACCCAATGACCTCTTTGAACCCTTTAATTAAAGTGGGCGTCCAGATTGCAGAGGTGCTTCGTTTTCATAAAGGAATGGCCAGGCAGCAAGCGAAACAAGAAGCAATCGGGCTCATGACTCAGCTTTCCATCCCTTCACCGGAAAAGCGTTATCATCAGTATCCGCACGAGTTTAGCGGGGGAATGCTGCAACGGCTAATGATTGCCATTTCATTGGCATGCAAGCCGAAATTGCTTATTGCCGATGAGCCAACAACCGCGTTAGATGTAACAATACAAGCGCAAATTCTAAGGCTAATGAAAGAGCTTCAGAAGCAATACGGAATGGCCATTCTGATGATCACTCATGATTTAGGCGTTGTAGCCGAAATTTGTGACAAAGTATCGGTTATGTATGCAGGTGAAATTGTTGAAAGCACAAGTGTGGAAAATATTTTTGAGAAACCGCTGCATCCTTATACAAAAGCGTTAATGGATTCAAGACCGAAGCTTGGTCATAGGGAGAAAACACTTAAATCCATCGAAGGCTCACCGCCTGATCTGGCAAAGGAGATTAATGGATGTCCTTTTGCTCCCCGCTGTGCTGTCAAAACAGAAATATGTGTGACAGAAAAACCTGCATTGAAACAACTCGCTCCTTCTCATTGGGCAGCATGTCATATGGCCGAAGTGGTAGTAAAGGAAGGAGATGAGCGTTTTGACAGCCTTGCTACAAGTTGAAGGGTTAAAAAAATATTTTCCCGCTGGAAAAACGAATTTCCTTGGGAAGCATACACAGCTGCTAAAAGCCGTGGATGATCTTTCTTTCACTATCCGGGAAGGTGAGATATTTGGACTTGTCGGTGAGAGCGGATGCGGCAAGTCAACAACAGGCAGATGTATTTTAAAGATTGAAGAGGCAACCGGCGGCAGTGTCTATTTTATGGGAAAAAATATTACTAGCCTTAAAGGGAAAGAGCTTTTACAGATAAGACGAGAAATGCAAATGATTTTTCAGAATCCCTATTCTTCTTTGAACCCAAGACTGACAATCCGTCAGACGTTGGAGGAAGTGTTAAAGGTACACCGGATAGCAACAGGAGATCAAGCAAAAGACAGGATCGTAGAGCTGCTAGAACAGGTCGGACTACCGACGGATGCGATGGACCGTTATCCGCATGAATTCAGCGGCGGACAACTGCAGCGCATTGTGGTGGCAAGAGCATTGGCTGTAAATCCTAAGTTTATTTTTGCGGATGAACCGGTTTCTGCCCTGGATGTTTCCGTGCAAGCTCAGATTTTGAATTTGCTGGCGTCACTGCGTGAAAAGCTAGGCTTGACGATACTTTTTGTGGCCCATGATTTAAGCGTTGTGGAGCATATCAGTGATCGGGTCGGAGTGATGTATCTGGGACAGATGGTGGAAATGGCCCAGGTGGAAGACTTATATGAAGAGCCGCTACATCCTTATACGAAAGCCTTAATACACTCAATTCCCATCAATAACCCGAAAGAAAAGAAAGAAAGAATTACATTGGAAGGAGATATTCCAAGCCCTATTGATCCACCAACGGGTTGCCGCTTCGCTTCCAGATGTCCTCAATGCTTTGCTCGCTGTACAGAAGAAGCGCCGATTTTTAAAGAAGTACAGCCGGGACATTTCGTAGCGTGTCATTTATATGCTAGTAACGAGAAATAGACTGGAACTTCCGTCTGGCCGGGAGATAGAGGTAAGTAGCTGATGTAGTTGAATTGTTGGCACTAGATAGACCGCCGAGATTTTCGAGGAATGAGAAGGATGAAAAAGCTGTCTGATTTTACAAAAAAAGCAAACGGGGGAGAGGGAATGAGCTCACTAAAAGACCTTCTAGTGGAATTTGATGCCATTCATGGTGTATCAGGGGATGAAGAACGTGTTGCACAAGCTCTGCAGGCTCATTTAAAGCCGGTGATAGACGAACACTTTGAAGATGCACTTGGAAACCAGGTATTTATCAAAAAGGGAAGCAACCCAGATTTTAAGGTTATGCTTGCGGCACATATGGATGAAATCGGCTATATTGTTCATAACATTGATAGTCAAGGTTTCGTTTATATTTTACCAGTCGGTTATCACGACAATCGAACAGCATTCAACCAAGTGCTAACGATTTATACAGAAAAGGGCCCTGTAACAGGAATAACCGGGGGAAAGCCTGCACACATTGTGACACCAGAAGAGGCAAAACTCGCCATTCCTATTGAGGAGTTATATATTGACGTTGGAACGACAAGTAAAGAAGAAACGTTAGCGCTCGGCGTGCAGATCGGTGATTATCTGACATTTCAAAGAACGGGACAATTTCTAAATGACGGTAAGATTTTCACGGGAAAGGCTGTTGATAATCGTGCTGCCTGTGCAGTGATGGTGGAAGCAATGAAACGACTGGCAGACAAAAATATCGTTCCCACCGTTTATGGAGTGGGGACTGTGCAGGAAGAAATGGGCATCCGTGGTTCCGTCCCGGTCTCGAACCGGATCCAACCTGATATCGGTCTTGCCCTTGATGTCTGCCTTTCCGGAGGAACACCTGCTTTAACTGAAAAAGACGTTGCAGTTACGCTTGGTGGCGGTCCCGCGCTTATGCTATATGACTGGACACCGAGTACCGGACACGGAAATAATGTCCCAAAGAAACTAACTCGCAAATTAATTCAAGCGGCAGAAAAAAACAATATTCCTTATCAGCGGGAAGTTGTTCTGAATGGCGGAACAGATGCCTGGGCCATGAGCGTAGCAGGCAACGGAGCTTTAGCTAGCTGCATTTCTTTTCCATCCCGTAATATCCACTCAGCAACTGGTTGTGTACATATAGATGATTTGGAATATTCTGTACAGTTGATTGTAGCATTTATTGAAGCCTTGCAGGAAAAAATATAAAAAGATAGGGGGCTGTTCCATGAGTCAGGATAACCGACTTATGGAACAGCCCCTATTAGTAGGTGTTTAAAAAACAAAAGAGGTTTCCATAGGAATCAAGTCCATATCATGGGCTCATTTTCTTTCATTTATATAACTAATTTAAATAATAGTTTTGCAGTAACTATTCAATGAATCATTTTATTCAACGGTTCTATCTGCTAATCGCTTCTCTTTCCAAGACACTGTGATAAATAGTGCAACCGCTAGAATAATGGCTGAAAAGATGTAAGGGAAATGGATATTGAAATCAAACAGAATCCCTCCTATTGTAGGCCCTACAATATTTCCTAAGCTTGTATAAGTGGAGTTCATTCCTGCTACAAAACCTTGTTCACTTCCCGCAGTCCTTGAAAGAAAAGTGGTGAGCGCCGGCCGGAGCAGGTCAAAGGCTAAAAAGATAATACAAGTGACCATCAAAACAAGCCAGAAGTTAGTGACGACAGTTGAAGCAATAGCAAAAATGGCTCCGGTTATGAGGCATAATTGAATAAGCTTCTTTTCACCTAATACATGAATCATTTTTCCGAATAAAAAGACCTGGAAAATCATGCCGAATATCGAACTGATAGTAATAATATAAGCAATGTCCTTAGGAGTAAAACCAAATTTGTGATCAGAAAACAAACTAAAAACTGTTTCGTACACTGATAATCCAAATGCCAGGACAAATACAATGATAAATGCCACAAAGTAAAGAGGATTTAATGACTTCTTTAACTCCTTCACAAAACTTGCTTTCTTGTTTTTAGAGGAAATAGCGGATAATTGTTCTTTTGTCAATGGCTCCTTGAGAATAAATAAGGAAGAAATAGCAGCAAGAAAAGCGATTGCTGCGGCACAAAAGAAAGGAACTCGAATGCCATATTCAGCTATAAACCCTCCAATGCCAGGGCCGATGATGAAACCGGTACTGATAGCCGCCGATAAATAACCTAATGCTTTAGGGCGTTCCTCTAAAGAGGTAATGTCTGCAATATAGGCTGTCACTCCCGGCATAATAAATGCTGCGCTGATTCCTCCTAGTATTCTTGAAAGATATAGGACTAAAACGTGCTTTCCTAATCCAAAAAGCAGCTCAGAAAGACAAAAGATAAACAATCCAATAATGATGATTTTTTTTCTGCCGAACTGATCTACCCATCTCCCGGCCACCGGGGACATTAATAATTGAGAAAAGGAGAAAGCGGCAACCATGTAGCCCATTGTGGCACCAGACAAATTCATTTCATTCATAAAGGAAGGCATAATGGGAATAATTAAACCAACCCCTAAAAAAGCAACAAAAATATTGCTTAATAATATAAGAAGTACTATTTTTTGATTACGAATCATAAGTGAGTATGCACACCTCTGCTTTCACGGGAAAATTTTCTCACAAACTTTTATTGATTCTATCGCTCCAACGAGATCCCTCTCCAAAACACTTTCCATGAAGCTTCCAACCTGTCTTCAACTTTTTTTAAGCTATTCGTATAAACAAGCTCCACCATAATCGCATCAATGATGCCTATATAAGCAATCGTTGGTATCTGGGGGTCTGTTCCATAAATAACTTTTGCTTCAATCCATTCACTAAATTTCTTTTCAAGGGACTCTTTTACTTGCTGTTCAATATCTATAATGTTCTTCTCTATTTCTTTCAATAAGTGATCCGGGGAAAGAAGGACATTCGAAGCCAAAATTTCATATATTCATCCTT is from Bacillus sp. PK3_68 and encodes:
- a CDS encoding ATP-binding protein; this translates as MLVIQPLIENACIHGVEPSMDGGKISISATSTDGVLLLEVRDNGAGVSEAVVREFEQWKAHSHSAKNGTAIGLRNVHSRLKEQFGKNSGLSIKKDRKGTISTITITPISQDFQENDHA
- a CDS encoding response regulator; the protein is MKVLIVDDEPLELLNIESILHSFDPLIDVFTAANGYEAYSMLKDEPMDIVCLDIRMPGWNGIETLQKIKAQWPHVKVILISAHGEFHYAQEAIVSGASIYLLKPVVPEELMNAIRRMQHEIERELEEQLLLLQMAAEKWSRGEESKKLLFGAHLHIQPNVVTVIRFNRNEPFDKAFWDTIVCRTLDKTTAVPQSVDGHWIYLTECPEGNNYTVKEKLSFLKLELAEKDKEIEWLFGVGEAVAHPDFLKQSYDSAVQAALNKDEAVIQQCLHFLSQQYASPITLNQLAQEVHLSASHLSRIFKSQLGITFVDVLTKIRIEQAKELLKNKELSIQFISDRIGFSSPDYFSSTFRKLEGISPSQFRLQREHDKQSCS
- a CDS encoding ABC transporter ATP-binding protein; this translates as MSDLLTVKNLSTQFQTERGIAHAVRFVNFSIKSGETMGIVGESGSGKSVTAKSIMRLVEGQNGKVVSGEMIFENIDLAKQTEKQMQKIRGNSVAMIFQDPMTSLNPLIKVGVQIAEVLRFHKGMARQQAKQEAIGLMTQLSIPSPEKRYHQYPHEFSGGMLQRLMIAISLACKPKLLIADEPTTALDVTIQAQILRLMKELQKQYGMAILMITHDLGVVAEICDKVSVMYAGEIVESTSVENIFEKPLHPYTKALMDSRPKLGHREKTLKSIEGSPPDLAKEINGCPFAPRCAVKTEICVTEKPALKQLAPSHWAACHMAEVVVKEGDERFDSLATS
- a CDS encoding ABC transporter ATP-binding protein, whose translation is MSVLTALLQVEGLKKYFPAGKTNFLGKHTQLLKAVDDLSFTIREGEIFGLVGESGCGKSTTGRCILKIEEATGGSVYFMGKNITSLKGKELLQIRREMQMIFQNPYSSLNPRLTIRQTLEEVLKVHRIATGDQAKDRIVELLEQVGLPTDAMDRYPHEFSGGQLQRIVVARALAVNPKFIFADEPVSALDVSVQAQILNLLASLREKLGLTILFVAHDLSVVEHISDRVGVMYLGQMVEMAQVEDLYEEPLHPYTKALIHSIPINNPKEKKERITLEGDIPSPIDPPTGCRFASRCPQCFARCTEEAPIFKEVQPGHFVACHLYASNEK
- a CDS encoding M42 family metallopeptidase is translated as MKKLSDFTKKANGGEGMSSLKDLLVEFDAIHGVSGDEERVAQALQAHLKPVIDEHFEDALGNQVFIKKGSNPDFKVMLAAHMDEIGYIVHNIDSQGFVYILPVGYHDNRTAFNQVLTIYTEKGPVTGITGGKPAHIVTPEEAKLAIPIEELYIDVGTTSKEETLALGVQIGDYLTFQRTGQFLNDGKIFTGKAVDNRAACAVMVEAMKRLADKNIVPTVYGVGTVQEEMGIRGSVPVSNRIQPDIGLALDVCLSGGTPALTEKDVAVTLGGGPALMLYDWTPSTGHGNNVPKKLTRKLIQAAEKNNIPYQREVVLNGGTDAWAMSVAGNGALASCISFPSRNIHSATGCVHIDDLEYSVQLIVAFIEALQEKI
- a CDS encoding MFS transporter is translated as MIRNQKIVLLILLSNIFVAFLGVGLIIPIMPSFMNEMNLSGATMGYMVAAFSFSQLLMSPVAGRWVDQFGRKKIIIIGLFIFCLSELLFGLGKHVLVLYLSRILGGISAAFIMPGVTAYIADITSLEERPKALGYLSAAISTGFIIGPGIGGFIAEYGIRVPFFCAAAIAFLAAISSLFILKEPLTKEQLSAISSKNKKASFVKELKKSLNPLYFVAFIIVFVLAFGLSVYETVFSLFSDHKFGFTPKDIAYIITISSIFGMIFQVFLFGKMIHVLGEKKLIQLCLITGAIFAIASTVVTNFWLVLMVTCIIFLAFDLLRPALTTFLSRTAGSEQGFVAGMNSTYTSLGNIVGPTIGGILFDFNIHFPYIFSAIILAVALFITVSWKEKRLADRTVE